One Actinospica robiniae DSM 44927 genomic region harbors:
- a CDS encoding amino acid permease — protein sequence MIGSGWLLGALYAANAAGPASLITWVVGGLALLVIALVMVELGGSRPMSGGLVRWPFLSSGRLVATLVGWGIWIAYATTRRPRPRPCCSTRVRTSSTSMRTASSPRWALSSPSSSWC from the coding sequence GTGATCGGCTCGGGCTGGCTGCTCGGTGCGCTCTACGCGGCCAACGCCGCCGGGCCGGCCTCGCTGATCACCTGGGTGGTCGGCGGCTTGGCGCTGCTGGTGATCGCGCTGGTGATGGTGGAGCTCGGGGGCAGTCGGCCGATGTCCGGCGGGCTGGTGCGCTGGCCGTTCCTGAGCAGTGGACGGCTGGTGGCCACGCTGGTGGGCTGGGGTATCTGGATCGCCTACGCGACCACCCGCCGTCCGAGGCCGCGGCCATGCTGCAGTACTCGAGTGCGCACGTCAAGCACGTCTATGAGAACGGCCAGCTCACCGCGTTGGGCATTGTCATCGCCGTCGTCCTCATGGTGTTGA